Proteins encoded in a region of the Globicephala melas chromosome 1, mGloMel1.2, whole genome shotgun sequence genome:
- the GOLT1A gene encoding vesicle transport protein GOT1A, whose product MISITEWQKIGVGTTGFGVFFILFGMFLYFDSVLLAFGNLLFLTGLSLIIGLRKTFSFFFQRHKLKGTSFFLGGVVIVLLRWPLLGMSLETYGFFNLFRGFFSVAFDFLGNTSNIPFLSVLFRRLQGTSSMV is encoded by the exons AGATTGGTGTGGGCACCACCGGCTTCGGCGTCTTCTTCATCCTCTTTGGAATGTTCCTGTACTTTGATTCGGTGCTCCTGGCCTTCGGAAAC cTGCTGTTCCTGACTGGCCTCTCCCTCATCATCGGCCTGAGGAAGacgttttccttcttcttccagaGGCACAAGCTCAAGGGGACCAGCTTCTTCCTGGGGGGCGTGGTCATCGTGCTCCTGCGCTGGCCCCTCCTGGGCATGTCCCTGGAAACCTATGGTTTCTTTAACCTCTTCAG GGGCTTTTTCTCTGTCGCCTTTGACTTCTTGGGCAATACCTCCAACATCCCCTTCCTGAGCGTG CTGTTCCGGAGGCTTCAAGGCACCAGCTCAATGGTCTGA